A stretch of Paenibacillus sp. URB8-2 DNA encodes these proteins:
- a CDS encoding tetratricopeptide repeat protein encodes MSPGEYVKEAYRCILRSDFEEAILCFEAAIAADPNDPEVRYRCSITYARSGRLEKAAEHARAAVKLDGAKTEYSLHLQHLQAMLYVQEAKRLLEDKIDAKNNPFRPITLLNEAVKLDPLYGDAYVWLAIAYSRMNEHLPAIAAMKEVISLHPDDDGLKELMKDLQKSLQKYMQ; translated from the coding sequence ATGAGTCCCGGTGAATATGTGAAAGAAGCGTACCGCTGTATTTTGCGAAGTGATTTCGAGGAAGCGATTCTGTGCTTCGAAGCCGCGATAGCGGCCGACCCGAATGATCCGGAAGTCCGGTATCGCTGTTCAATCACTTACGCGCGCAGCGGAAGGCTCGAAAAGGCGGCAGAACATGCCAGGGCCGCAGTTAAGCTTGACGGCGCCAAGACGGAGTACAGTCTGCATTTGCAGCATTTGCAAGCAATGCTGTACGTGCAGGAAGCCAAACGGCTGCTGGAGGACAAAATAGACGCCAAGAACAATCCATTCCGGCCGATTACCTTGTTGAACGAGGCGGTGAAGCTTGATCCCCTTTACGGGGACGCTTACGTATGGCTGGCAATCGCCTACAGCCGGATGAACGAGCATTTGCCGGCAATTGCGGCCATGAAGGAAGTCATCTCGCTGCATCCGGACGATGATGGTTTAAAGGAATTGATGAAAGATCTTCAGAAATCGCTGCAGAAGTACATGCAGTAA
- the qcrB gene encoding menaquinol-cytochrome c reductase cytochrome b subunit, with translation MFKNVYNWIDERLDITPIWRDVADHEVPEHVNPAHHFSAFVYCFGGLTFFITVIQILSGMFLTMYYVPDIINAYASVEYLQTKVAFGQIVRGMHHWGASLVIVMMFLHTMRVFFTGSYKAPREMNWVVGMLIFFVMLGLGLTGYLLPWDNKSYFATKVTLEIANSTPVLGPVLKELMQGGSIVGAETLTRFFALHVFFLPAVLLILLVGHFIMIRRQGISGPL, from the coding sequence ATGTTTAAAAATGTCTACAACTGGATTGACGAACGTTTGGACATTACACCCATCTGGAGGGATGTCGCCGATCACGAGGTGCCTGAGCATGTAAATCCGGCCCATCATTTTTCCGCATTCGTCTACTGCTTCGGCGGATTGACCTTTTTCATAACCGTCATTCAGATTCTGTCCGGCATGTTTCTAACGATGTATTATGTTCCCGACATTATCAATGCTTACGCCAGCGTCGAATATTTGCAGACCAAGGTCGCCTTTGGACAAATCGTCCGCGGCATGCACCACTGGGGAGCCAGTCTTGTCATCGTCATGATGTTCCTGCATACGATGCGTGTATTCTTTACAGGCTCCTATAAGGCGCCCCGGGAGATGAACTGGGTTGTCGGGATGCTTATTTTCTTCGTGATGCTGGGACTGGGACTTACCGGGTATTTGCTTCCCTGGGACAATAAATCGTATTTCGCTACAAAAGTCACGCTGGAAATTGCCAACTCCACGCCCGTGCTTGGTCCGGTGCTGAAGGAATTGATGCAGGGAGGCAGTATTGTAGGAGCGGAGACGCTGACGAGATTTTTCGCCCTCCATGTATTTTTCCTCCCGGCGGTGCTGCTTATTCTGCTCGTAGGACATTTCATCATGATCCGCAGACAAGGCATTTCCGGACCGCTGTAA
- a CDS encoding nucleotide pyrophosphohydrolase encodes MEKSLAEIQREVDAYISQFKEGYFSPLSMLARMSEEVGELAREVNHSFGEKPKKADEPENSIELELGDILFITVCFANSLGIDLTEAMDKVMLKFNTRDADRWTKKNTD; translated from the coding sequence ATGGAGAAAAGTCTCGCCGAAATACAGCGGGAAGTGGACGCTTACATTTCTCAGTTCAAGGAAGGTTACTTCAGTCCGCTTTCGATGCTTGCACGCATGTCCGAGGAAGTGGGGGAATTGGCCCGGGAAGTCAATCATTCTTTCGGAGAGAAGCCGAAAAAGGCGGACGAGCCGGAAAATTCGATTGAGCTGGAGCTGGGCGATATTCTGTTCATAACCGTTTGCTTTGCGAATTCCCTCGGCATCGATTTGACGGAAGCCATGGACAAGGTCATGCTTAAATTCAATACCCGCGACGCAGACCGCTGGACGAAAAAAAACACCGATTAG
- the dapB gene encoding 4-hydroxy-tetrahydrodipicolinate reductase: protein MNNKIRVVVSGAGGRMGREVVKLVLQDEELTLAAAVDRSLHDIDAGLLVGLPEAGVAVTGDLEAALVAGGADVLVDFTTPQSAYANTASAIKYGVRPVIGTTGFTSEQIEELDKQCREQGIGGLIAPNFSIGAILMMKFAAQAAKYFPNLEIIEYHGDQKLDAPSGTSIKTAELIAEAREELRQGNPQEEEIIEGARGGYYNGFRIHSVRLPGVFAQQEVVFGSFGQTLKIRHDSYERAGYMPGVKLGIEKVMGYTGMIYGFDHFIE from the coding sequence ATGAATAATAAAATCAGAGTTGTTGTTTCGGGAGCGGGCGGCCGAATGGGCAGAGAAGTCGTGAAGCTGGTTCTCCAGGATGAAGAGCTGACGCTTGCGGCCGCTGTAGACCGTTCGCTGCATGATATCGACGCGGGCCTGCTGGTAGGCCTGCCGGAAGCAGGGGTAGCCGTCACCGGGGACCTCGAAGCCGCTTTGGTGGCCGGGGGTGCGGATGTGCTGGTCGATTTCACGACGCCGCAATCGGCTTATGCCAATACGGCGTCGGCAATTAAATACGGTGTAAGGCCGGTAATCGGTACGACCGGTTTTACATCCGAGCAGATTGAAGAACTGGACAAGCAGTGCCGGGAACAGGGAATCGGCGGGCTGATCGCCCCGAATTTCTCGATTGGGGCCATTCTGATGATGAAGTTTGCGGCGCAGGCTGCAAAATACTTTCCTAATCTAGAGATTATTGAGTATCATGGAGATCAGAAGCTGGATGCCCCATCAGGCACCTCGATCAAGACCGCTGAGCTTATTGCCGAGGCGCGGGAGGAACTGCGTCAGGGCAACCCGCAAGAGGAGGAAATCATCGAAGGCGCCCGTGGAGGTTATTATAACGGTTTCCGGATACACAGCGTTCGGCTGCCGGGCGTTTTTGCCCAGCAGGAGGTTGTGTTCGGCAGCTTCGGCCAGACACTGAAGATCCGCCACGATTCCTACGAACGTGCGGGATATATGCCCGGTGTCAAGCTGGGCATCGAAAAAGTTATGGGATATACGGGAATGATTTACGGATTTGATCACTTTATCGAATAG
- a CDS encoding IDEAL domain-containing protein, which yields MDKMKATYEVMLGLAAEMVWDEALRKRRCDILYREIDTALATGDEVAFRNLTEELKSLA from the coding sequence ATGGACAAAATGAAGGCAACCTATGAAGTGATGTTAGGGCTCGCGGCAGAAATGGTGTGGGACGAAGCGCTGCGCAAGCGCCGGTGCGACATCTTGTACCGTGAGATTGACACGGCGCTGGCTACCGGTGACGAGGTTGCATTCCGAAACCTGACAGAAGAACTGAAAAGTTTGGCATAG
- a CDS encoding DUF1405 domain-containing protein, translating to MLKHRAIIWLLLAVNIPGTIYGYIWYGNQLAYTAAHYPDWLLPFVPDSPTASLFFTLALILLLYPPKTVAGVSVRAVIEALAVVTSVKYGIWAVSIIVAGGYQGGAVDWRDWMLMISHTGMAVEALLYARFFICRKMIPVALLWTLLNDTVDYSFGVYPWLPATLEDDVLQVQIFTFLLTLVSVSAAWLASKAVLLQRSK from the coding sequence ATGCTTAAACACCGGGCCATTATTTGGCTGCTGCTTGCGGTCAATATTCCGGGAACGATTTATGGATACATATGGTACGGCAATCAATTGGCCTATACGGCGGCCCATTACCCGGACTGGCTGCTGCCGTTCGTGCCCGATAGCCCGACGGCAAGCCTGTTCTTTACGCTGGCGCTTATCCTTCTGTTATATCCGCCCAAAACAGTGGCCGGGGTTTCTGTAAGGGCTGTGATCGAGGCGCTGGCGGTCGTAACATCCGTCAAATATGGCATTTGGGCGGTCTCCATCATTGTAGCAGGCGGCTACCAGGGGGGGGCGGTCGATTGGCGGGACTGGATGCTGATGATTTCGCATACCGGGATGGCGGTGGAGGCGCTGCTGTACGCCCGGTTCTTTATTTGCCGCAAGATGATTCCGGTTGCGCTTCTGTGGACTCTGCTTAATGATACGGTCGACTATTCTTTCGGCGTCTACCCTTGGCTTCCAGCCACGCTTGAGGATGATGTGCTGCAGGTCCAGATATTCACCTTTTTACTGACTCTTGTCAGCGTGTCGGCTGCTTGGCTTGCGTCTAAGGCCGTCCTGCTGCAGCGATCCAAATAA
- a CDS encoding menaquinol-cytochrome c reductase cytochrome b/c subunit, translating into MAHEDNSKEKIVFVGDSRVRRGNGFVPPPDYSAYPGKSEAFIPNFLLKEWMVGVVVLVGILVLTISEPAPLGFPANPGATVIPVPDWYFLFLYQYLKLPYASGDYIILGTMGVTGVAFGSLLLAPFLDTGRERRFYRRPIASSLMFLSLASIIYLTNSAWTEYKHEMAATGQVPEDVQREEKAAENRAKGLPTSSAVQAKEVAIVDKEDPAMAAYQKAGCVACHAADMKGAAGPSLRGVGDKHDKEGIITIIKEGYDNKMPPMYDTAINAGLTDKDIDHLAEWLAKQKTEQ; encoded by the coding sequence ATGGCACATGAGGACAACTCCAAGGAGAAAATAGTCTTTGTCGGCGACTCGCGGGTCAGGCGGGGAAACGGCTTTGTCCCTCCTCCCGACTATTCCGCCTATCCTGGGAAATCGGAGGCGTTCATCCCGAACTTCCTGCTCAAAGAATGGATGGTCGGCGTCGTAGTGCTTGTCGGCATTCTGGTGCTGACGATTTCAGAGCCTGCGCCCCTCGGCTTTCCCGCCAACCCCGGCGCGACGGTGATTCCGGTACCGGACTGGTATTTTCTGTTTCTGTATCAATACCTGAAGCTGCCTTACGCCTCGGGGGATTATATCATCCTTGGCACAATGGGCGTTACGGGCGTCGCGTTCGGCTCCCTGCTGCTGGCTCCCTTTCTGGATACGGGCAGAGAACGCAGGTTCTACCGCAGACCGATTGCTTCGTCGCTGATGTTTCTCTCATTGGCCTCCATCATATATCTGACGAACTCGGCCTGGACGGAATATAAGCATGAAATGGCAGCAACGGGGCAGGTGCCCGAAGATGTGCAGCGTGAGGAAAAGGCGGCCGAGAACCGGGCGAAGGGACTGCCGACAAGCAGCGCCGTACAGGCGAAAGAGGTTGCGATCGTGGACAAGGAAGATCCGGCTATGGCAGCTTATCAGAAGGCCGGGTGCGTCGCCTGCCACGCCGCCGATATGAAGGGCGCGGCGGGCCCGTCCCTGCGCGGCGTCGGCGACAAGCATGACAAGGAGGGCATCATAACGATTATTAAAGAAGGTTACGATAACAAGATGCCTCCCATGTACGACACAGCCATCAATGCCGGCTTGACCGACAAGGACATTGACCACCTGGCCGAGTGGCTTGCGAAACAAAAAACCGAACAGTAA
- a CDS encoding QcrA and Rieske domain-containing protein, with product MSGHDEYRNHPNEKPPSRKEMSRRQFLTYTLGGATAFMGAGAVLPMIRFAVDPILHKKGEGEFIKVAEESKITGEPQEFNFELKQQDGWYASTATLTAWIRKNEQGEIYALSPVCKHLGCTVGWNNNKATPDEYHCPCHGARYTKAGKNLAVAPKPLDQYKTKIENGWVYLGDIVPNTEAVKEA from the coding sequence ATGAGCGGCCATGACGAATACCGGAATCATCCGAACGAGAAACCGCCCAGCCGTAAAGAAATGTCACGCAGACAGTTTTTGACGTACACACTAGGAGGAGCCACCGCTTTTATGGGAGCGGGCGCCGTTCTGCCGATGATCCGTTTTGCCGTGGACCCGATACTACATAAGAAGGGCGAGGGAGAATTCATCAAGGTGGCGGAAGAATCCAAGATAACGGGCGAGCCTCAGGAATTCAACTTTGAGCTCAAGCAGCAGGACGGATGGTATGCCAGCACGGCGACGCTGACTGCCTGGATCCGCAAAAACGAACAGGGAGAAATTTATGCGCTTTCACCGGTCTGCAAGCACCTTGGCTGCACGGTCGGATGGAACAATAACAAGGCGACTCCGGACGAATATCATTGTCCCTGCCATGGCGCACGATACACCAAGGCGGGCAAGAATCTGGCCGTAGCGCCGAAGCCGCTCGATCAGTATAAGACGAAAATTGAAAATGGCTGGGTATACCTGGGCGATATTGTGCCCAATACCGAGGCCGTCAAGGAGGCGTAA
- the mgsA gene encoding methylglyoxal synthase, translating into MKIAFIAHDRKKDEMVNFVTAYEHVFQGHEMYSTGTTGQRIMEATKLSIHRYMSGPLGGDQQIGSLVAQDELDLIIFLRDPLMAQPHEPDISALLRLCDVYGIPVATNIATAEILVKAIDRGDFAWRDLVHKYKPGVDE; encoded by the coding sequence ATGAAGATCGCATTTATAGCGCATGACCGCAAGAAAGATGAAATGGTTAATTTTGTAACAGCTTATGAACATGTGTTTCAGGGACATGAAATGTATTCGACCGGCACGACCGGGCAGCGTATTATGGAAGCGACCAAGCTGAGCATTCACCGCTATATGTCGGGGCCGCTCGGCGGCGACCAGCAGATCGGCTCGCTTGTTGCGCAGGACGAGCTGGACCTGATTATTTTCCTGCGGGATCCGCTGATGGCGCAGCCGCATGAACCGGATATCTCGGCTCTGCTTCGACTCTGCGATGTGTACGGCATTCCGGTCGCGACCAACATCGCAACTGCGGAAATATTGGTCAAGGCGATTGACCGCGGCGATTTCGCCTGGCGGGATCTGGTACACAAGTACAAGCCGGGAGTCGACGAATGA
- a CDS encoding YitT family protein, whose translation MNTAKLSSIIKTVAPIMLGTAVYAFGLLYFIIPNQLMEGGVTGITILLNYGFGIPVFLTTLLLNLPLFLLGWKVLGARQIVYTGVGIGSLSFFLWVFERMIALGWVEPFRTEHDFILASLYAGVTLGLGLGIVFRFGGTTGGVDIVARICGRRFGWSMGQVILAIDVVIIGSSLLYIPREKILYTLVAVFISSRVIDFIQEGAYAAKAFTIISDFGQEIAELITTDMDRGVTLIPSIGAYSKQAKHTVYCVVSRQEIRQLSQLVKSVDPRAFVIISDVHDVHGEGFREI comes from the coding sequence ATGAATACTGCAAAATTGAGTTCGATCATCAAGACGGTCGCTCCGATCATGCTGGGGACCGCTGTGTACGCTTTTGGACTGCTTTATTTCATTATTCCCAATCAGCTTATGGAAGGCGGCGTAACCGGGATTACCATTCTCCTGAATTACGGCTTCGGCATACCGGTGTTTCTGACCACGCTGTTGCTTAACCTTCCACTGTTTCTGCTTGGCTGGAAAGTGCTCGGCGCGCGTCAAATCGTCTATACCGGCGTCGGCATCGGATCGCTGTCATTCTTCTTGTGGGTATTCGAGCGGATGATCGCGCTTGGGTGGGTAGAGCCCTTCCGAACGGAGCATGATTTTATCCTGGCCTCCCTTTACGCCGGAGTTACGCTCGGCCTCGGTCTCGGCATCGTTTTCCGTTTCGGCGGCACGACCGGCGGCGTAGATATCGTCGCCCGCATATGCGGCCGCCGTTTCGGCTGGAGCATGGGGCAGGTCATACTGGCGATCGACGTTGTTATTATCGGCTCCTCCCTGCTCTATATCCCGAGAGAGAAAATTTTGTATACGCTGGTCGCCGTCTTCATCTCTTCCCGCGTGATCGATTTTATTCAGGAAGGCGCATATGCCGCCAAGGCATTTACGATAATCAGCGACTTCGGGCAGGAAATCGCCGAGCTGATCACCACGGACATGGATCGGGGCGTCACCTTAATCCCGTCGATAGGCGCCTATTCCAAGCAGGCCAAGCATACGGTATACTGCGTCGTTTCCCGTCAGGAAATCCGGCAGCTCAGCCAGCTGGTCAAATCGGTCGATCCGCGGGCGTTCGTCATAATCAGCGATGTGCACGACGTTCACGGGGAAGGCTTCCGGGAAATTTGA
- a CDS encoding DUF2487 family protein has protein sequence MKFSDFDSGSWAVNGEFYDTCLIPFTGLTGKESPPQTVERLERLRDSIDLVERPFKGRIVVYPAVQYDVVGKTDIINEICHNIKSNNFRYAIVLDAIGLLTADSIIESDLIVAVNDFFGDNSGKGIAFALQKIREMWHKEMH, from the coding sequence ATGAAATTCAGCGATTTCGACAGCGGCAGTTGGGCGGTAAATGGAGAATTTTATGATACCTGTCTCATTCCTTTTACAGGATTGACAGGAAAGGAATCGCCTCCCCAAACGGTGGAGCGGCTCGAACGTCTTCGCGACTCCATCGATTTAGTGGAGCGTCCTTTCAAGGGACGGATTGTGGTATATCCTGCAGTGCAATACGATGTTGTTGGGAAAACCGATATTATAAATGAAATATGTCACAATATCAAATCCAATAATTTCCGGTATGCCATCGTGCTGGATGCGATTGGATTGCTCACCGCCGACAGCATAATTGAAAGCGATTTAATTGTTGCTGTTAATGACTTTTTCGGCGATAATAGCGGTAAGGGGATTGCGTTTGCATTGCAAAAAATCCGGGAGATGTGGCATAAAGAAATGCACTGA
- a CDS encoding sporulation protein YpjB: MLRRRYWVFMTLLALVCTAAAGWDAASAAGYNEVLLPVGRTVSGMAETPAQKTQPPVAAKAGALKLEQQTEALYGYVAEGNINKARETIDAISRLFVASSFEGLTSVEGVNALSGAILDMKAAAAGVNVQQQRWETAAARLRLAANSLAHPRQPMWLQYYKLILEDLNDMEHSAVGNDLTGWKTAVSHIQERYDTIRPAIIIARKPEEVNRFDAWLSYASGLAAASRPPRREELMNAVSNGREAARVMFGKEKDEPTLSLPLAPREYGPAGWLGAGFILAALAYTGYRKYRGDRSRWQPF; this comes from the coding sequence ATGCTGCGCAGGAGGTATTGGGTATTTATGACGCTGCTCGCCTTGGTCTGCACGGCGGCGGCAGGATGGGATGCGGCAAGCGCTGCAGGCTACAATGAGGTTCTCCTGCCAGTGGGCAGGACGGTTTCCGGCATGGCGGAAACGCCGGCGCAGAAGACTCAGCCGCCGGTTGCCGCCAAAGCAGGCGCGCTGAAGCTAGAGCAGCAGACTGAGGCGCTGTACGGGTATGTTGCGGAAGGAAATATCAACAAGGCAAGGGAAACGATTGATGCGATTTCCAGGTTGTTCGTGGCGTCTTCTTTTGAAGGACTTACATCCGTTGAAGGGGTTAATGCACTCTCGGGGGCGATTTTGGATATGAAAGCCGCCGCCGCGGGGGTGAATGTGCAGCAGCAGCGGTGGGAGACGGCCGCCGCCAGACTACGTCTGGCCGCCAATAGTCTGGCCCATCCCCGCCAGCCGATGTGGCTTCAATATTACAAGCTGATCCTTGAGGATCTGAACGATATGGAACATAGCGCGGTCGGAAACGATCTGACGGGCTGGAAAACGGCGGTTTCCCATATACAGGAGCGCTACGATACAATTCGGCCGGCCATCATCATTGCCCGTAAGCCGGAAGAAGTGAACCGGTTCGATGCCTGGCTCTCTTATGCCTCCGGGCTGGCGGCGGCGTCCCGGCCGCCGAGACGGGAAGAGCTCATGAACGCCGTCTCGAACGGGCGGGAGGCCGCAAGGGTGATGTTCGGGAAAGAGAAGGATGAACCGACCCTGTCGCTTCCGCTCGCTCCTAGGGAATACGGCCCGGCGGGATGGCTGGGCGCGGGATTTATTCTCGCTGCGCTTGCCTACACCGGGTACAGAAAATACCGTGGGGATAGAAGCCGGTGGCAGCCGTTCTGA